In Chloroflexi bacterium ADurb.Bin180, a genomic segment contains:
- a CDS encoding Transposase DDE domain protein, producing MSTIDRYSAGNATFRVRDLPPTMPLVLPVTRKLGLIDIVDRYCPMKDGDHVTNGEAFEFMVLHILQAPHRLPLYDLRPWAMRYNVSAIYGKPESKFNDHRMGRMLDAVYEHMTDIQSALVTRALQAYDVDARIVHWDLTSILFSDARQQTEYICKGYGGGRIHQRQVQLDMAVSNQGGIPVRYQVVSGKAHQSPLVSPLLDDLKQRVRPSDLVVVADRAGINYETVAVFRKAKAHFLGAISVLGDNQKRRLAEVPVHKFTPLRYRSINAPDDCTYAYATTVRLQPQRQDTPVRVQALFIYSPRREQMDQEQRNDKIAKAQARLDDIHSKAQNPNARQYKSRPYTQARIDRAIPHDLKGIIGYELTAGDDGHLSLRHWINDKALQQAARGDGRYILIHNLSGNPTPDEVFELYRGQGTIESRFRNFKQELSVHPLWLKKQTRILALLLIFVAALTVYSLIDLLSRRAKLRTARYNVMTTRELMKRFSVLRLVSTRVTGQPWHNQIQINDEQRDILRLIGCPDPIRYIVQDTS from the coding sequence ATGTCTACCATCGACAGGTACTCAGCGGGCAATGCCACATTCCGCGTGCGGGACTTACCCCCGACGATGCCCTTGGTCTTGCCGGTCACCCGCAAGCTGGGGCTGATCGACATCGTGGATCGGTACTGCCCCATGAAGGATGGCGACCATGTCACCAATGGCGAAGCCTTCGAGTTCATGGTCCTGCACATCTTGCAGGCGCCCCACCGGCTGCCTCTGTACGACCTCAGGCCATGGGCAATGCGATACAACGTGTCGGCCATCTACGGCAAGCCGGAGAGCAAGTTCAACGACCATCGCATGGGCCGGATGCTGGACGCTGTATACGAGCACATGACCGACATCCAGTCTGCCCTGGTGACCCGGGCCTTGCAGGCGTACGACGTGGACGCGCGCATCGTTCACTGGGACCTGACCAGCATCCTGTTCAGTGACGCAAGACAGCAGACCGAGTACATCTGCAAAGGCTATGGCGGCGGCCGGATCCACCAACGACAAGTGCAACTGGACATGGCCGTCAGCAATCAGGGCGGCATACCCGTGCGCTATCAAGTGGTGTCCGGCAAGGCCCACCAGTCGCCCTTGGTTTCACCCCTGCTGGACGATCTCAAGCAGCGAGTACGTCCCAGTGACCTGGTCGTTGTTGCCGACCGCGCGGGGATCAACTACGAAACCGTCGCGGTGTTCCGCAAAGCCAAAGCGCACTTCCTGGGAGCCATATCGGTGCTGGGGGACAACCAGAAGCGCAGGCTTGCAGAGGTCCCTGTCCACAAGTTCACGCCCCTGCGCTATCGCAGCATCAATGCCCCGGATGATTGCACCTACGCCTACGCTACCACCGTGCGTCTGCAGCCCCAGCGGCAAGACACGCCCGTCAGGGTCCAGGCGTTGTTCATCTACAGCCCACGCCGAGAGCAGATGGATCAGGAGCAACGAAACGACAAGATCGCCAAGGCGCAGGCCCGCTTGGACGACATCCATAGCAAGGCCCAGAACCCCAACGCCCGCCAATACAAGAGCCGCCCGTACACCCAGGCCCGCATCGACCGCGCCATCCCCCACGACCTGAAGGGCATCATCGGCTACGAACTCACAGCAGGCGACGACGGTCACTTGTCCCTGCGCCACTGGATCAACGACAAGGCCCTGCAGCAAGCCGCCCGCGGCGACGGCCGCTACATCCTGATCCACAACCTATCTGGTAACCCAACTCCAGACGAGGTATTCGAGCTGTACCGCGGCCAAGGCACGATCGAGTCTCGTTTCCGCAACTTCAAGCAGGAGCTGTCCGTCCACCCACTCTGGCTGAAGAAGCAGACCCGTATCCTGGCCCTGCTACTCATCTTCGTCGCAGCCCTTACCGTCTACTCCCTGATCGATCTGCTGTCCCGCCGAGCCAAACTCCGCACCGCGCGCTACAACGTCATGACCACGCGCGAACTGATGAAGCGCTTCTCTGTCCTCCGGCTAGTCAGCACACGCGTGACCGGACAGCCCTGGCACAACCAGATCCAGATCAATGACGAGCAGCGCGACATCCTGCGCCTCATCGGCTGCCCGGACCCCATCCGCTACATCGTCCAGGACACAAGCTGA